One genomic region from Spirulina subsalsa PCC 9445 encodes:
- a CDS encoding DUF3536 domain-containing protein, with the protein MQILESLRFIGKCRFLFLRSLHNPSLYLQLGDNMNAAQIASGQSSALLNVKYDADTLPKTTGVYVTVHGHFYQPPRENPYLDAIERQGSAYPYHDWNERINYECYRPNVFARIVSEQGEVLGIVNNFEYLSFNVGATLMSWLERHDPEVYEGIVEADRSSGERLGGHGNAIAQVYNHIIMPLANERDKYTQIRWGKADFRSHFGRDPEGMWLAETAVDYPTLKALIDEGIQFIILAPSQAESCRPLPTEEESDPEWLEVGGGQIDPTRPYRCFIEDGRHIDIFFYDGPISNDMGFDDVLLTSAYNFCGRLGQAVRGDHRPTQLICVATDGETFGHHKGGTEKCLAYCFQTEFAQRGWIPTNFAHYLALHPPTWEVVLKPITAWSCSHGVDRWQEDCGCGGGGEWHQKWRKPLREALNWLRDELRSIYEAKGMDFFHDPWLTRDDYIEVIRDRTPDAVMNFLYRHQQHPLSANEQVDALRLLEMARHSLLMFTSCGWFFEEISRPEGVQILRYAARAIELAGEVAGVQLEPEFRQKLASAPSNVESFRNGQVIYDQLVVPVRIPFEQVAAHYAITSLFTTYQPQDTVYCYRATQLDYQRQQMGALTLAVGYLNLSSKITWESSEFTFAVLHLGGWDFHCCIQPFTGRLAYHKIKAKLFEALTHASVAKMMVAMTQVFGDQSFDLENLFAEERQWIIRQITEQTRTSLDQIYSQVYRDNYSILRAFHREELPVPQELQVAAEISLSHRALVGIRRLTQVVSDPPLIDNSLSELEAIATEAENMRCLLNIPEVKPTLEGLCLDLLIRLLAECPSDALVEECDRLERLIHVTEQMKLGLSFERVQERYFSYLHHRIVPQCVKADGSIDQNSKPLHPAQVAALLRLGKCLGVDVKPWLPQDGVGMLRP; encoded by the coding sequence ATGCAGATTCTGGAGAGTTTGCGCTTTATTGGAAAATGTAGGTTTTTGTTTTTACGTTCTCTGCACAATCCATCGTTGTATTTACAATTAGGTGATAATATGAATGCCGCTCAAATCGCTTCAGGACAATCTTCTGCGCTGTTGAATGTAAAGTATGATGCCGATACTTTACCCAAAACGACGGGGGTTTATGTTACGGTACATGGGCATTTTTACCAACCGCCTAGGGAAAACCCTTATTTAGATGCGATTGAGCGCCAAGGGAGTGCTTATCCCTATCATGATTGGAATGAACGGATTAATTATGAGTGTTATCGCCCCAATGTGTTTGCTCGGATTGTGAGTGAACAGGGGGAGGTGTTGGGGATTGTTAACAATTTTGAGTATTTGAGTTTTAATGTGGGGGCAACGTTGATGTCGTGGCTGGAACGCCATGATCCGGAGGTGTATGAGGGGATTGTGGAGGCGGATCGGAGTAGTGGGGAACGGTTGGGGGGACATGGAAATGCGATCGCCCAAGTCTATAATCACATCATCATGCCTCTGGCCAATGAGCGGGATAAATATACCCAAATCCGTTGGGGAAAGGCGGATTTTCGCTCCCACTTTGGACGAGATCCCGAGGGGATGTGGTTAGCAGAAACGGCTGTAGATTATCCCACGTTAAAGGCTTTAATTGATGAGGGCATTCAGTTTATTATTCTCGCCCCCTCTCAAGCAGAAAGTTGCCGTCCTTTACCCACAGAGGAAGAATCAGATCCTGAATGGTTGGAGGTGGGAGGCGGACAAATTGATCCTACTCGCCCCTACCGTTGTTTTATTGAAGATGGCCGCCACATTGACATCTTTTTCTACGATGGTCCGATTTCCAATGATATGGGGTTTGATGATGTTCTCCTGACCAGTGCCTATAATTTCTGTGGTCGTTTAGGGCAAGCGGTGCGGGGAGATCATCGGCCGACTCAGTTAATTTGTGTGGCTACGGATGGGGAAACCTTCGGCCACCACAAAGGGGGAACTGAGAAATGTCTGGCCTATTGTTTCCAGACGGAATTTGCTCAACGGGGTTGGATTCCGACCAATTTCGCCCATTATCTGGCTCTCCATCCCCCCACTTGGGAGGTGGTGTTAAAACCGATCACCGCTTGGAGTTGTAGTCATGGAGTAGATCGGTGGCAAGAGGATTGTGGTTGTGGGGGTGGGGGCGAATGGCATCAAAAATGGCGGAAACCCCTGCGAGAGGCGCTGAATTGGCTGCGGGATGAGTTAAGGTCGATTTATGAGGCCAAGGGGATGGACTTTTTCCATGATCCTTGGTTGACGCGAGATGATTATATTGAGGTGATTCGCGATCGCACCCCAGACGCGGTGATGAATTTCCTCTATCGTCACCAACAGCACCCCCTCAGTGCCAATGAACAGGTGGATGCCTTGCGTCTGTTGGAAATGGCGCGTCACAGTCTCTTGATGTTTACCAGTTGTGGCTGGTTTTTTGAAGAAATTTCCCGTCCTGAAGGGGTGCAAATTCTCCGCTATGCCGCCCGTGCCATAGAATTGGCCGGAGAAGTGGCCGGGGTACAATTAGAACCCGAATTTCGCCAAAAGTTAGCCAGCGCCCCCAGTAATGTGGAGAGTTTCCGCAATGGTCAGGTGATTTATGATCAACTGGTGGTTCCGGTTCGCATCCCCTTTGAACAGGTGGCCGCCCACTATGCCATTACCTCTCTTTTTACCACCTACCAACCCCAAGACACCGTTTATTGTTACCGGGCGACCCAATTGGACTATCAACGCCAACAGATGGGCGCTTTGACTTTAGCGGTGGGGTATTTAAATCTGAGTTCTAAGATCACTTGGGAGAGTAGTGAGTTTACCTTTGCGGTGCTGCATTTGGGCGGGTGGGACTTCCACTGCTGTATTCAGCCCTTTACCGGGCGTTTGGCCTACCATAAAATCAAAGCGAAGTTATTTGAGGCCTTAACCCATGCCAGTGTGGCTAAGATGATGGTGGCCATGACCCAAGTTTTCGGGGATCAATCTTTTGATTTAGAAAATCTGTTTGCGGAGGAACGCCAGTGGATTATCCGCCAAATCACCGAACAAACTCGCACCAGTTTGGATCAGATTTATAGCCAAGTCTATCGGGATAATTACAGCATTTTGCGCGCTTTCCATCGGGAGGAGTTGCCAGTTCCCCAAGAGTTACAGGTGGCGGCGGAGATTTCTCTATCTCACCGCGCTTTAGTGGGGATTCGGCGCTTAACTCAGGTGGTGAGTGATCCCCCGTTGATTGATAATAGCCTGTCGGAGTTGGAGGCGATCGCAACGGAAGCGGAAAATATGCGCTGTCTCTTGAATATCCCGGAGGTGAAGCCCACCTTAGAAGGGTTATGTTTAGACCTCTTAATCCGTTTGCTGGCCGAGTGTCCGTCAGATGCCCTAGTGGAAGAGTGCGATCGCCTAGAACGTCTCATCCACGTCACAGAACAGATGAAACTGGGGTTATCTTTTGAGCGGGTGCAAGAGCGTTATTTTAGCTATCTCCATCATCGCATTGTCCCCCAATGTGTGAAGGCAGACGGGAGCATTGATCAAAATAGCAAACCCCTCCATCCCGCTCAAGTTGCCGCTTTATTACGTTTGGGGAAATGTTTAGGGGTAGATGTGAAACCCTGGTTGCCACAAGATGGCGTGGGAATGCTCCGCCCATAG
- a CDS encoding esterase-like activity of phytase family protein, which yields MIGLGALLALSLTACDTRPLQAENRLFLDLSLELLGTVELPTFTFQDTPVGGLSGITYDRQNDRYYAISDDRSILAPARFYQLKLATIPDAQAPEKAVEVESVTFLKDTQGELYAPHTIDTEAIALSPRHTLYIASEGNLGRQIPPFIGEFDPTTGQLLNTLGLPKRFLPNTPIRNEEDIPHGIRDNLGFESLTLGITSLAPDDPFRLFTAPESALLQDQLEQDDSRLRLLHYVINPIGPELLISENLYLLDPIPPDSITLAQGLVELFALEREGYLLSLERTLSFTGFGAKLFQLSTGNATDTSRIETLSGSLSNVEPLRKQLLLNLEDLGIPLDNLEGMTLGPRLPDGSQILLLVSDNNFSEDQVTQFIWFRFTQKP from the coding sequence ATGATTGGCCTGGGTGCCTTACTTGCCCTTAGTTTAACCGCCTGTGACACCCGTCCACTCCAAGCCGAAAATCGGCTATTTTTGGACTTATCCCTAGAATTACTCGGCACCGTAGAACTCCCCACCTTTACCTTTCAAGATACCCCCGTTGGGGGACTCTCCGGCATCACCTACGACCGCCAAAACGACCGCTATTATGCCATTTCCGATGATCGGAGTATCTTAGCCCCCGCCCGATTTTATCAGCTAAAACTGGCCACCATTCCCGATGCACAAGCCCCAGAAAAAGCCGTAGAAGTCGAAAGCGTGACCTTCCTCAAAGACACTCAGGGCGAACTCTACGCCCCCCATACCATCGACACAGAGGCGATCGCACTTTCCCCCCGCCATACCCTTTATATTGCCAGCGAAGGCAACCTAGGGCGACAAATTCCCCCCTTCATCGGTGAATTTGATCCCACCACCGGACAACTCCTAAACACCCTAGGTTTACCCAAACGCTTTTTACCCAACACCCCCATCCGCAACGAAGAAGATATACCCCACGGCATCCGGGACAACTTAGGATTCGAGTCTCTCACCCTCGGCATCACCAGTTTAGCCCCCGACGACCCCTTTCGCCTCTTCACCGCCCCAGAATCCGCCCTCCTACAAGATCAACTCGAACAAGACGACTCCCGCTTGCGTCTCCTGCACTATGTCATTAATCCCATCGGCCCCGAATTATTAATTTCCGAAAACCTCTATCTTTTAGATCCCATTCCCCCCGATTCCATCACCCTAGCCCAAGGATTAGTAGAATTATTCGCCCTAGAACGCGAAGGATATTTACTCAGTTTAGAACGCACCCTAAGTTTTACAGGATTTGGGGCGAAACTCTTCCAACTTTCCACAGGTAACGCCACCGACACCTCCCGCATTGAAACCTTAAGCGGCAGTTTATCCAACGTCGAACCGTTACGCAAACAATTATTATTAAATCTAGAGGACTTAGGAATCCCCCTCGATAACTTAGAGGGAATGACCCTTGGCCCTCGTCTCCCCGATGGCAGCCAAATCCTGCTCCTCGTCAGTGATAATAATTTTAGTGAAGACCAAGTAACTCAATTTATTTGGTTTCGCTTCACCCAAAAACCTTGA
- a CDS encoding chromophore lyase CpcT/CpeT translates to MTHSTDLLTLARWMAADFSNQEQAFENPPFFAHIRVCMRPLPHSVLDGVGFLVEQAYDYMLNNPYRLRALKLLVVGDHIEIENYLVKDEKEFYGASRDLSRLHHLAAEHLEKLPGCNMVVTWTGRSFKGNIEPGKNCRVVRKGQETYLDSSFEIDSQLFTSLDRGRDLETDERVWGSVAGSFRFVRWHSFADEVQV, encoded by the coding sequence ATGACCCATTCTACAGATTTATTAACCCTAGCCCGTTGGATGGCCGCCGATTTTAGCAATCAAGAACAAGCCTTTGAAAATCCGCCCTTTTTTGCTCATATTCGGGTTTGTATGCGTCCCCTACCCCACTCCGTTTTAGATGGAGTCGGATTCCTAGTTGAACAAGCCTATGATTATATGTTAAATAATCCCTATCGGTTACGAGCCTTAAAACTGTTAGTCGTTGGGGATCATATTGAGATTGAAAACTACTTAGTCAAAGACGAAAAAGAATTTTATGGAGCCAGTCGTGATTTATCCCGTCTGCACCATTTAGCTGCCGAACATTTGGAAAAACTACCCGGTTGTAATATGGTAGTTACATGGACAGGGCGCAGTTTTAAAGGCAATATTGAACCGGGGAAAAATTGCCGCGTCGTGCGCAAAGGTCAGGAAACCTATTTAGACAGTAGTTTTGAAATTGACAGTCAACTATTTACCAGTTTAGATCGGGGTCGAGATTTAGAAACCGATGAGCGAGTTTGGGGTTCCGTTGCCGGATCTTTTCGCTTTGTCCGGTGGCATAGTTTCGCCGATGAAGTGCAAGTTTAA
- the rnc gene encoding ribonuclease III has translation MTTHRQQIDSILLELADQLYPIVTGKIDQKDLEKLKCYQSNQKDICFLLKAMDQYWNNFKEIIPQQDQKQARFLISELREIRNDHAHQEDFSLRDTYRALDSIQRFASILKLDLETKLEEQVTALLKEISQPPTRPKEDETPEIKALKQKYAELLEKLPFNEVKQLDLALTHASYLWQNPYEVHDDNERLEFLGDTVIALVIAHYFYCNNPRYREAELTQVKSNIENNANLARFAKQLKLRDFVKVGKGESQESEKVLSDAFEAVMGAYFMDSGLNAVQQFLTPFIESMFQSFPDSVAQDVSVAQSLNYKNKLQHWAQTKRQNLPEYKSTKLGSEHSPKFTVTVMISGKQYGQAEGKTKKEAQQNAAFKACRRLGLI, from the coding sequence ATGACTACCCACAGACAACAAATTGACAGTATTCTCCTTGAATTAGCTGACCAACTTTATCCTATTGTTACGGGAAAAATTGATCAGAAAGATTTGGAGAAACTAAAATGTTACCAATCCAATCAAAAGGATATTTGTTTTCTTTTGAAAGCCATGGATCAATATTGGAATAACTTCAAAGAGATTATTCCTCAGCAAGACCAAAAACAAGCTAGGTTTTTAATTTCTGAACTACGGGAAATTCGCAATGATCACGCTCATCAGGAGGATTTTTCCCTCCGGGATACTTACCGCGCTTTGGACAGCATACAGCGTTTTGCCAGTATTCTAAAATTAGACCTTGAAACTAAGTTAGAGGAGCAAGTTACAGCACTGTTGAAAGAAATTAGTCAGCCTCCAACACGACCCAAAGAGGATGAAACGCCAGAAATTAAGGCACTCAAACAAAAGTATGCTGAATTACTGGAAAAATTACCCTTTAATGAGGTTAAACAGTTAGATTTAGCTTTAACTCATGCCAGCTATTTGTGGCAGAATCCCTATGAAGTTCATGATGATAATGAACGGTTGGAATTTTTGGGGGATACCGTGATTGCTTTAGTCATTGCTCATTATTTTTACTGCAATAATCCCCGTTATCGTGAAGCGGAACTGACTCAAGTGAAATCCAACATTGAAAATAATGCGAATCTGGCACGTTTTGCCAAGCAATTAAAACTCAGGGATTTTGTCAAAGTTGGGAAGGGAGAAAGTCAAGAGAGTGAAAAGGTTCTGAGTGATGCCTTTGAAGCCGTAATGGGGGCTTATTTCATGGATTCTGGTTTAAATGCAGTGCAACAGTTTTTGACTCCTTTTATTGAGTCAATGTTTCAAAGTTTCCCGGATTCTGTGGCTCAAGATGTTAGTGTTGCCCAATCTCTAAACTATAAAAATAAACTGCAACATTGGGCGCAAACTAAACGGCAAAATTTACCTGAATATAAGTCCACCAAATTGGGATCGGAGCATAGTCCAAAATTCACGGTAACAGTGATGATAAGCGGGAAACAGTATGGTCAGGCGGAGGGTAAAACTAAAAAAGAAGCCCAACAAAATGCGGCTTTTAAAGCTTGTAGGCGGTTGGGATTAATCTAA
- a CDS encoding mechanosensitive ion channel family protein: MKNLKKFITQGICVFFLILLSQSVLFGTSSPSPLTPPATNSPRATVTAFIANMNEAYSVLMAAQAQSQQERGFRHSPAVREQANLAQQAFERAVKTLDLSEIPAAIRFDRGAESAFLLKEILDRLPLPPFSSIPDQPEVEEESLERWILPHTEMTLVLIQEGVNSGQFLFSAETIEQLHDFYDEIKDLPYKSQSSTNFYQFYIGTPGFLMPPKWTNWLPHWTMLMIGEQALWQWVSFGLGTLLAIAILWGIYKVLGWYYTGSHSVKEAWSGLLLPLGFLGVVTGWVFFVDRLINITGSTLEKLLTVSVFVDGMIGAWFIFLTFNAVGRTIIAAPQFKGQHLETTIVRNCFRLIGFIAATTVLYYASEAVGIPVGPFFASLGVSSIAIGFGMRPYVENIVGGITLFVNRPMKIGDFCEFGGNIGTIEDIGLRATLIRTMDRKLIFVPNTVVSTSQIVNHSRRDKYTFNSKLNLVYETTHQQLSETMKNLRKMLNEHPQVTDERVTLVELNGTTIQLEVFAHILTQDFQEYLKLQEEIWLKIEEVLKQSEAQLKR; this comes from the coding sequence ATGAAGAACCTGAAAAAATTTATCACCCAAGGGATTTGTGTATTCTTCCTCATTCTCCTCAGTCAATCCGTCCTATTCGGCACCTCTTCCCCGAGTCCGTTAACTCCCCCCGCCACAAATAGCCCTCGCGCTACTGTAACGGCATTCATTGCTAACATGAATGAAGCTTACAGCGTGCTGATGGCGGCTCAGGCTCAAAGTCAACAGGAGCGAGGGTTTCGCCACTCTCCCGCCGTCCGAGAACAGGCGAATCTTGCTCAACAAGCTTTTGAACGAGCGGTCAAAACCCTAGATTTATCAGAAATCCCCGCCGCGATTCGTTTTGATCGGGGGGCGGAGTCAGCATTCTTGCTTAAGGAAATTCTAGATCGTTTGCCGTTGCCCCCTTTCAGTAGTATTCCGGATCAACCAGAGGTTGAGGAAGAGTCTTTAGAACGTTGGATTCTGCCCCATACGGAAATGACCCTAGTTTTAATTCAAGAGGGAGTGAACTCCGGTCAATTTCTGTTTTCGGCTGAGACAATTGAACAGCTACACGACTTTTATGATGAGATCAAGGATCTGCCCTATAAGAGTCAAAGTTCGACCAATTTTTATCAATTTTACATCGGCACACCGGGTTTCTTAATGCCCCCAAAGTGGACGAATTGGCTGCCTCATTGGACTATGTTGATGATTGGGGAACAGGCACTCTGGCAGTGGGTTAGCTTTGGTTTAGGGACGCTGTTGGCGATCGCCATTCTCTGGGGAATTTACAAAGTTTTAGGCTGGTATTACACCGGAAGCCATAGCGTTAAGGAAGCTTGGTCTGGTTTGTTACTGCCCTTAGGTTTCTTAGGGGTGGTTACAGGTTGGGTCTTTTTCGTTGATCGGTTGATTAATATTACAGGTAGTACCTTAGAAAAGCTGCTTACCGTTTCCGTTTTTGTGGATGGGATGATTGGGGCATGGTTTATTTTTTTAACCTTTAATGCAGTGGGTAGAACCATTATTGCTGCTCCCCAATTCAAAGGCCAACATCTGGAAACAACCATTGTGCGAAATTGTTTCCGGCTGATTGGATTTATTGCTGCTACCACGGTTCTATACTATGCCAGTGAAGCGGTAGGAATTCCCGTCGGCCCGTTTTTCGCCAGTTTAGGGGTGAGTAGTATTGCCATTGGTTTTGGGATGCGACCTTATGTTGAAAATATTGTAGGAGGGATTACTTTATTTGTGAATCGTCCCATGAAAATTGGTGATTTTTGTGAGTTTGGAGGCAATATCGGCACGATTGAAGACATTGGGTTACGGGCAACTCTGATCCGCACGATGGATCGAAAGTTAATTTTTGTTCCCAATACGGTGGTTTCTACGTCACAAATTGTCAATCATAGTCGGCGGGATAAATACACCTTTAACAGTAAATTGAATTTGGTTTATGAAACCACTCATCAACAGTTAAGCGAAACGATGAAGAATTTGCGTAAGATGCTAAATGAACATCCGCAAGTGACGGATGAACGAGTGACTTTAGTTGAATTGAATGGAACGACCATTCAGTTAGAAGTGTTTGCTCATATTTTGACTCAAGATTTCCAAGAATATCTAAAACTTCAAGAGGAGATTTGGTTAAAAATTGAGGAAGTTTTGAAGCAAAGCGAAGCACAATTAAAGAGGTGA
- a CDS encoding helix-turn-helix domain-containing protein — MLNLTYNYKIIPTKEQTEKIELNLTVCQSVWNYALAQRKLWSNSRSCQVNACSIRSEYIVAPFEYPNYPTQSANLTQAKKTNDFLKSGNAQAMQQTLRKLDRAFNDMKSKGLGFPRFKRNMKSFNLVSSRQVRKNSLKGFTLALNVATPWIGMLLLQ; from the coding sequence ATGCTTAACCTTACTTACAACTATAAGATAATTCCAACCAAAGAGCAGACAGAGAAGATCGAATTAAATTTAACTGTCTGCCAATCTGTTTGGAACTATGCTTTGGCTCAAAGAAAGCTTTGGTCTAACAGTCGTAGTTGTCAGGTTAACGCTTGCTCTATTCGTTCTGAATATATTGTTGCTCCCTTTGAATATCCTAACTACCCTACTCAATCTGCCAATCTAACCCAAGCTAAAAAGACTAACGATTTCCTTAAGTCTGGTAATGCCCAAGCGATGCAGCAAACATTGCGGAAATTGGATCGGGCGTTTAACGACATGAAAAGCAAGGGACTAGGTTTTCCTCGCTTCAAAAGGAACATGAAGTCTTTTAATTTAGTTAGTAGCAGACAGGTCAGAAAGAACTCTCTCAAAGGGTTCACTCTTGCTCTGAATGTGGCTACACCGTGGATCGGGATGTTGCTGCTTCAATGA
- a CDS encoding RuBisCO accumulation factor 1 codes for MSQPNPMSEEEAQNLLLKLRRREGSWVDWGQRCYALQQAGYPPEQIFEETGIEASYQNLMKVAGQVYESLVKEQASEALLSYCQGPRSDVLYEFRVLTQPQRLKAAELAMEKGLDVDEAHIVARAIQDFARYSTPPDGFSPNPGDAVAYQCWKRARAKKDLQERSRLIAQGLKFAQSPGARQQIEKLLSDFTVVPMQRAPLLPVYRLEAEDELPRIIPVAGTFPLPPDALAAVAPLEALEPFRVVELPQPMSVVPIPGWQVILKASDPVAILWPSDRLPNLTLEKVEPVVVVIDRQQQTWEGNSYWLIEQDDTLQVQWFPEPPAYKILGQVLLILRPKSILDEGNLLEPWQMDD; via the coding sequence ATGTCTCAACCTAATCCTATGTCCGAAGAAGAAGCCCAAAATTTACTGTTAAAACTCAGACGCAGAGAGGGATCTTGGGTAGACTGGGGACAGCGCTGCTATGCCCTACAACAAGCAGGCTATCCCCCTGAGCAGATTTTTGAGGAAACGGGGATTGAAGCCAGTTATCAAAACTTGATGAAGGTGGCCGGGCAAGTCTACGAAAGCTTGGTCAAAGAACAGGCATCAGAAGCCCTTCTCAGCTACTGCCAAGGCCCCCGGAGCGATGTGTTATATGAATTTAGAGTTTTGACCCAACCCCAGCGTTTAAAGGCCGCAGAACTGGCAATGGAGAAGGGTTTAGATGTGGATGAAGCCCATATCGTTGCTCGGGCGATTCAAGACTTTGCCCGTTATAGTACCCCCCCCGATGGGTTTAGTCCCAATCCGGGGGATGCGGTGGCTTATCAGTGTTGGAAACGGGCGAGGGCGAAAAAAGATTTACAAGAGCGATCGCGCCTCATTGCCCAAGGCCTTAAATTTGCCCAATCTCCCGGCGCAAGGCAGCAAATTGAAAAACTCCTCAGCGACTTTACCGTTGTTCCCATGCAGCGCGCCCCTCTGCTGCCCGTCTATCGTTTAGAAGCTGAGGATGAGTTACCGCGCATTATTCCCGTCGCCGGAACCTTTCCCCTCCCCCCCGATGCCCTAGCCGCCGTCGCCCCCCTAGAAGCCCTCGAACCCTTCCGCGTGGTAGAGTTACCCCAGCCTATGAGTGTTGTTCCCATTCCGGGCTGGCAAGTCATCCTCAAAGCGAGTGATCCCGTCGCGATTCTTTGGCCAAGCGATCGCCTCCCTAACCTCACCCTCGAAAAAGTCGAACCCGTCGTAGTCGTCATTGATCGACAACAACAAACTTGGGAAGGAAACAGTTACTGGTTAATTGAACAAGACGACACCCTACAAGTGCAATGGTTCCCCGAACCCCCAGCCTATAAAATTTTAGGTCAAGTTCTCTTAATTCTCCGACCCAAGAGCATTTTAGATGAGGGCAACCTCTTAGAACCCTGGCAAATGGATGATTAG
- a CDS encoding SufS family cysteine desulfurase, with the protein MTFLQEQTLAEQIRADFPLLDQRIHDKALIYFDSAATSQKPLAVLSKLEEYYRGYNANVHRGAHTLSTLATENYEGTRDKIAQFINAGDRNEIVYTRNATEAINLVAYSWGLNTLKPGDEIILSVMEHHSNLVPWQMIAQKTGAVIKHIGLTSTQELDLDHFKTLLSEKTKLVSVVHVSNTLGCINPIEEIVQQAQQVGAKVLIDACQSVPHLPLDVQAIGCDWLVASGHKMCAPTGIGFLYGKLEVLEAMPPFLGGGEMIQDVFLDHSTYAGLPHKFEAGTPAIGEAIALGTAIDYLTHLGMERIHAYEEELTAHLFAKLAEIPDLQTYGPQPTPEGKGRAALAAFNVAGLNASDLSTLLDHEGVAIRSGHHCTQPLHRLLGVTGSARASLYFYNTRAEIDCFVVALQETIDFFRSTLE; encoded by the coding sequence ATGACCTTCTTACAAGAACAAACCCTAGCCGAGCAAATCCGCGCAGACTTTCCCCTGTTAGACCAACGAATCCATGATAAAGCCCTAATCTATTTCGACAGTGCGGCCACCTCACAAAAACCCTTAGCGGTGCTGAGTAAATTAGAGGAATACTATCGGGGGTATAATGCCAATGTCCACCGGGGGGCGCATACCTTAAGCACCCTAGCGACGGAGAATTATGAGGGGACAAGGGATAAAATCGCTCAGTTTATTAACGCAGGCGATCGCAATGAAATTGTTTACACCCGCAATGCTACAGAGGCCATTAATTTGGTCGCCTACAGTTGGGGACTCAATACCCTAAAACCGGGGGATGAGATTATCCTCTCGGTGATGGAACACCACAGTAATTTAGTCCCTTGGCAAATGATCGCCCAAAAAACTGGGGCTGTGATTAAACATATCGGTTTAACCTCGACTCAAGAACTGGATTTAGACCACTTTAAAACCCTACTTTCTGAGAAAACGAAACTGGTTTCTGTGGTTCACGTTTCCAATACTTTGGGCTGTATTAATCCCATTGAGGAAATTGTGCAACAAGCCCAGCAAGTGGGAGCGAAAGTGTTAATTGATGCTTGTCAAAGTGTTCCCCATTTACCCCTTGATGTCCAGGCCATTGGCTGTGATTGGTTGGTGGCCTCGGGTCATAAAATGTGCGCCCCGACGGGGATTGGTTTCCTCTATGGGAAATTAGAGGTTTTAGAGGCAATGCCGCCTTTTTTGGGGGGTGGGGAGATGATTCAGGATGTGTTTTTAGATCATTCCACCTACGCGGGATTACCCCATAAGTTTGAAGCAGGAACTCCGGCCATTGGGGAGGCGATCGCACTTGGGACCGCCATTGACTACTTAACCCACTTGGGTATGGAGCGCATCCACGCTTACGAAGAGGAATTAACCGCCCATTTATTCGCCAAATTAGCCGAAATTCCCGACCTCCAAACCTATGGCCCCCAACCCACCCCCGAGGGCAAAGGACGGGCAGCCCTAGCCGCCTTTAACGTGGCCGGATTGAATGCTAGCGACCTCTCCACGCTGTTGGATCATGAGGGGGTGGCTATCCGTTCAGGCCACCACTGCACCCAGCCCTTACATCGCCTCCTAGGGGTCACAGGGAGCGCTCGGGCGAGTCTCTATTTCTACAATACCCGGGCGGAGATTGACTGCTTTGTGGTGGCCTTGCAGGAAACCATCGACTTTTTCCGTAGTACGTTGGAGTGA